The stretch of DNA tgggcaaatctttttcatgtctaaaaattaaacaacccaacgaaaccacggcgccataaaggcGACTACTACCAGCGcgggtctgctcaattgcatctcctgagagccccagttagaaaaagcgcccaatttcctcttttttatcgtaacttttgaatagttattgtgtacaaaattcattaaaatcttaagaaaaacgtacgttaattgttagactgacatcagttttcacttatctgcttcaatactctcaaaactagccgttacaaaattatgacttttattttctttttcattttttgctgcccgcaaaaagtaccatgccttttagttctttttttttctgcccacagtttttaagccccaatcgctgcctctgcccattaccacccttttaattccaagaaataGTGATAAGAAAATGACAGGGGGGaggggaatatcagttgtggaggatgaaaagctttgtaatgcaagcagttactaagatattctgtgaaaaaaaaacggaaatgctACGAtagcaagggaaattttttgtgaaataactgtccgttattcagagtgaattacatggaatggcctatattgagggactgggacttgcaaaaatgtccgttaattagaggtgtccgttaagggaggtttcactgtatttgtttaatgttattcaCATTGGAATAGAACTttatactttaatttaaaaaaaaaagttcaatcaaTGCATCATAAAGCACATTAATATGTTATTATAGTTAGATATTTCCCTAATTGAAAGGACATGAAGAACAAAAAGATATTGAAGCTTCAAGTCCAGAAAGATGAAATTTTGTCTTTCACTATCTCAAATTCAATTTCAAACCCTTTTTAAACACACCTCTAAATACAGCACAAAATGTgttgtcatatttttaaattgcatttaataaGAGCTACTATAGAAATGGTaataagtaggcttgccagacgtccctgATTTTAGACAAAATCCCAGGGTCCCAGTCGGTTTACTCCCCGTCccagtaaaatagaaatttgattacagatgaccaaaataGTGTAAAGAAAATTAACTGTTAATGATTgttttggataattactttgtaAATCATAGCATTggcttgtaaaattaatattggattagcttgtgagtATGTTTGCAACAAAATTAGAACCAAAAAGGACGTTTTAGAAAAAGTCCTAACCAATGGATTccttatttaaagtgtttcttcttactaaagtaacctttaaataattaaatgtggaaaatgaaatgttttaatttatctgcttgtgtcatttgtTACTCCCCTTGGTTAAAGtttataattagtaaccatttattcatagcattgagaatgaaaaCCATCTCACTCTAAAAACCATCCATGGGTGTGTACTGTACACCCTTTTAAATACCTtcaaagctggggggggggggcattctggtGTCTTGGgagaacatttcaaaaattcccttttattttgtactatggTATACTACAGTTCTTCAAATGGAAAGAAAATGGCTAGTAAACTGATGCAATTGATGtaataaataattgaagtaaAATATAACAGGTTATGTTAATATGTTACAATCAAGTTTTGTCAGTAATGGAAAAAATTAGAACCATCCCTATCTTTATAGATATATGAATAATATAAGTTCGTAATCaatattatttcaagaaaaattgtaTTAATGCTTTACCATATCCTTGTATCTAAAGTAGATATCAATGGTTATGTTATTGTAATTGTAAGAATTGAAATGCTCAGTCCATGCTTAAACAAATTCCCACCAATACATGTGTTACTGTGACCAatactatttgaaataaacttttaattgataactgaaataatttcaaatattgttttaattttctaaagtaaaattaaataagcTTGATAAAATAAACATCTTACCACAGAAGTAGCACACAAGCACGtcaaaaattatttgaacaatAGTATTGATGACTTCTAAAGACGTTGGTGGCTTAGGGTATACAAAAAACGCCCGGAAAGAGTAAAAGAAAGGCTGCAAAAGCACCCAAATAAATTTCGTAAATGTGCTGCAGAATAATTTTGCTTCTAGCTTTGTAGGCAAATCTGTATCTAATATTTCATCACCCTGAAAAGGATACATGCTATTAATAAACACTGTTACAgataaaatcaaacatttttatatttattctgtGTATTAAATGATCTAGAATGAATTAATTTAACTGAGAAgttcataaattaaaaacaattctacattaataaaaaaaaatatgaagctgCAATAACGTGCCATGGCTAAtcccgaataaaaaaaaaattacaatctaaataaattgtaatttttttttttttaataaacataatattttattttatctgtgtaatttttattcaaaagctttgaattaagatagaatgattaaaaactttcaaaattcaatttgtcTAACAATTTTTACACCAGCATTGccaaaacagaagatttttttttaacggcaAAACTTACTGTTTACTTCTGAAACACCATGTGGTtcatagagaattgcgttatttAGGTTGGTGTTATAAAGTTGTTCTACTGTTTCTGCATTAATAATAAATGCAACtgtcattttgtttaaatttaaaaaaaaaaaaaaaaaaaatactttcaaaaaaatattttccttaaaaaagcTGAGGTTTTCTAATAAAAACCAATAACACCTGGCTTTTTTattatggtattaaaaaaaaaatcggcctgCTTAAATCTGAGTCCTGAGACTAACGCACCAGATTGCTAAGCCTCCCTCCCCCTACAcacagtaattatttaaatataacacaaatctgcaaaaatgtcaagttttgggaaaatattaaacttgagaAATTTTCAGCAGCATactaaaaaacatatttctgtctAATGATCACTGGCTGAAAAGCAATATACTCACTTGGTATCTATGATGTTCCAAATGATACTTCTTAAATGAGATGGACATTGGAACACCTATGGGTAGATTTGCAAACATGCCAAATATACGGTTATACATTGGCTTTGCATGCCCAAATGCTAAATTATGAGATATTTCGTGCACAGCCAATGCAAGGGAATGATTGATGACTCCACCAAAACAATATGCTGATATAAACAAAGTTGTAAAAGAGGAATCCTTCAACAGCCAGAAAGATATACATTGTACCAAGACCATGGCTGTCACAATATACTTAAAAACTGGATCATGTCCCATTAAACCCTTGATCTCGGgatgtttttctgaaagaaaaagaaagacaaTAGTGAGCTTAATGTCAAAATGTATAAcagtttgtatttatttaaataagaaataaaaatttgcagggAAGTTTCAGAATAACAATAAATCAATCTTAAATGAACCAGAAATGGTGAAAGGGTATGTGGGGTTGGATTCACAAGTGTAAGAAGATAAGAGGAAAATTGTAATGAGACAGTGTATGAGGAAAAAGTACATAATAGGTTACAAGTACTTCCAGGATACAAGAATTACattcgtaaataaaaaaaaaatttaacttttgaaggAATTGAAATCAAGGTAATTTGAGCTTACTCAGATGACATTCATACTTCAATCCAGATTCTCATATCTTTTACGTTAAAAGAAAGGATTCCTTATGAACCTGAAACATGTGTTCAAAAATGTTCGTTTGAGGATTTAACGTACCTTTATTCGTCATCCAACTGAGAAATGGGAGGGAGTAGCTTTTGTTGACAATtgtagtaaaaaatgttttaaaatcaccacagaaaaaacaaaaacaggcATTGCTAGTTCTATGTCATTTCTATCAATTAAAACAAACTGcatgaaaatgttaaaataatttctcaTGTTATGCTTAACATTGGTAGCAGATTTTAGCGTTGAAAACCAAGATGGATAGTACTGACACACTATAGGGGTaggtggggtacgttggactGGTCTCaactattttaatactattaatattttttattttattttatgaccaacaaatagcacctatggtcctacaaatcctataatgaaatcacatggtacagttcttatattgaaaaatttttattccagaaagtgttatttcagtagttctgagtaattttcagaaaactgcaactttattttttttttaagggttttCATCAAGATTACAGGAAAAGAATTGAACttctttcttaaagtaagttcttttagtttgatataattggcaattttttcattttttgtcaaaaagaaaaaaattatgactcactttttcagaccaagaaggtggggtaggttggtccactctttgtAGGGCACGTTGGACCCAACCAATctaccccacataatttaaaaacttttttgctcttaaatctcaataattgtAACAATATTCCATGATTTttctattgatttttaaaaataattgtgtactaaaatggcgaatgcttattgctgtttttaaataaagatgatttatcaaaaaatcaatttaatatgttatattgatctttaaacttaatattttttactctacacacaacagagaataaggtagttacaaagtttaatagtatttattactaaaattataatgttgtttgagttatgcagtccaacgtgccccaccaggcggaccaacgtacccctcgttggtccactttacgaggttccattaaaaaattaatataaaaaaagtatatCAATTAaacacttccaaaaaaatctgtggtATTGAGAAGcctttagtgaaacttattgtgtAAAATTGAactaatcattaatttttttgatgagataaaaaataagtaaaaaagcggaGCAACGTACCCCACCTCCCTTTAAGCCAGGCTGTTATACCAAAATAAGTTCAAGCAAAatgtgacaaaattaattttGGTGTTAATATCTTAAGAGAAGTCAGCTCTTGATAGTTTGGATGCCTTAAAAATTTATATGGAATTAGTTTAACAATTTTCTAGTTAGTTTTccatgaaataattttcaataataaatatgaatacacaaacttttaataatgtaaataaaaatgaaagatttcGAACATAAATTTACCTTTCGTGTCATTGCAGCAtttgaaatgaattaaaaagataaaagttatAATTGATGTTTTACTTCACAGAATAGGGAAGGTAAAATTTGTGGCATTTAATACTTATAAGAAAAAGCAAACTGCAAGTTTCATTTGCTCCTGGAAAACTCATCAATTGCTAATTCCTCCAAATTCATGTCTCTGATTCAACCACTGTGAATAGTTAAATAGCAAACTTGAAAGACACTTCTCAACCATGTTTTGACCTACCTAAGGGTACTAAACAATCAGTCAACAGTGTAACAGTCATATAGAATTTTCTGAATCGAATGGAAAACTTACTCTCCAAGAGCCAGCCCATAAGTGCCaggacctacgtcatagtataaaggcccaaaaaaTTTCTGCGTAAAGACAttacagcaggtaagaaaggttgcTGAGTCGCGTTAGTTTTGGCAGGAAACcagggtgatttttttttaaatcaaaaaagtcagatttttttatttaaatcagattttttttttaatgttaagaaatTTGTAGATataaattactttacatttataaacataatatatttcatacaatagaagaatccattcaacttacttttaaaattaagataaatgGCAACTATTCAatcatattttaagatttataaatatgttataatgcttagataagatgcgattttgttttatgctttgcttaaagataaggtttccattatcatgtacgtttttagtgcaaaatatgttaaacaattacctttttgaaatatattagtcatggtgttataagaaaaactccaaatttttattttgttctaaactaattttgagtaaaagcaatagagtgaaaatctgttacataCACAGAAATAGGGATcttgtagttttgcctgttgaagttaagatagtataatgcagtgtagataaatttagagcaatacatcctaaaaatgcagaattaatttataaaagtaaaatcaactgattttaattaatgactagctgcgtgcccggcgttgcacgggctacgcaaaaaacgaaagaaatgtccaattgatgtttttgcattactctgacatcagtttctaaagcgctaaggagtaaataaatactcgtaatgcaaggtttgcaaaacaccagtagagcatatttttgcaaaaatctctttaaagttaatcatagttatcaataatgcaagttatgcatattttcaattagcacaaaagataaaaatacatgcattatcaattataatctgtgctcactttaaactgaattatatctgatagactatatctgaaacatttgtatgtacaattacgatcagcattttacataaaatgacacatactttttggttgcttacgtgaaactaaagcaccaagacttaataaataccaattagcattaatttaataccaagtcatcagatttgaattaagctttagttaaaatccttaaaaacaatatttttgttcaactctgtttcacttaaagaaattcaaacaatcttaatttaacatgttcttttaacgatacaaactgtatttcaaaaatagaaacaggaaggaaaaagagagttattacaattcgaaaactcacccatgtaaagggaaaaagtccaacaaaataaacataattagtcgcacatcctaaatgtaccaaaatatgaggtcggtgaataataaacttacactacaatcaataaacatagctaaagaaacaacttaagctgaaaagagttaagaacgttgaatgtaaaaaataaaaaaaggacagacgataaaataaaggctatgtccgaatagggcaaccaattttaaactaatttaaaatgaaattctagatggaaaccttgttttaagatttggacagcagccaaaaaatctcttttaaaacaattattagaattttacttgctcgcggatatgcaaaatggcaacaggaaagaaataaaatttcctgaagaacgttatgttaattaacgttttaattaatatctctgctaattaaagtcccacaattacgagattggtcctactgttttctttggaaaatttcgaattgatcggtatctcgtttgactcccgattcgcagtggttagAGAAGATAGATCTACTATAAAAGAGATAGAAACGTATAAAAGAGATATAGATCTAATATAGATCTAtatctcttttatacgtttttatcaattatacgtttttaaaattggtccctgaaaactctaatacacattaacctataccaaTTATACGTTTCCTTCgcttgtacgcttttttcatacagtcccatCAAAAACGCATAAACGGTCCTTCACTGTATTCCAGCAATTTAGTCGAATAATAATAGCAAGAGCAGGGTACCCATTTGGGAGAGGGGGTCTTGAAGTTGACTATACCATTGAAATTAGGAGAGAAtctattttaaaaggattttagtcTCTTATGTAGggaatcttttttcttttcggggggggggggggtcaataaaattaaaaataagggaTAGGCATTGCACTATTGGGGATTGGTAGCCCTAGCATTATTACCTATACATTACGACCTGTAATAGAGAAAAGACAAGGGAAATCTTGTGAAAAGtaaatattccagcaatttaATCTAACAATAGCTAAAGCTGGGGTGCTCATttgagggggagggagggggcataAGGTTGACtatacaactgaaaaaaaaaagagaaattatttttaaaggattttagacTCTTCAACTGGGGaatccgttctttttttttttttggggaggggggaggtctttcttaaatatattatctGAAAATTGAGATCTGCAATAGAGACAGAAAATCCATCGAACCTTTGGAAAGCtaatattaaaatagtttatcCCAATAATAATTGCTAAAGCAGGGATATGCCcatggagaagggggggggggacgtgagGATCCTGTTTTTTTTGGGTGGAAAATTGAGGGGGGAGCAACGCACTTGGAGAGAATTAGTACCCCTAGTTATATGACCTGCAAAAGAGAAAAGTCATCGGAAATCttgatcagtaaatattttagtaatttattccaATAATAATAGCTAAAGTAGGGGTGcccctgcggggggggggggggggcatgtgacAAACTTTAAAACCTAAATTTCTAGTGAACTTATTTTAAACCGATTTTAGTGTCTATTCGGAGAGTTCACCTTTTTTTCAAAGGGAAGGGAGGGGGTTGTTCGTTAAAATTGAGGAGGTCAtcttttttgagggggaggggactTGGACATATATCTATGCATATCAAGATCTGCAATTGATAAAAGCCCTCGGACATCTTGAAAAGTAAAGTGTcagcatttttttctaataatattCATACAGCGACCCTCGCCCTGCTCATGTGGTGAGGGGGGTCACagctagtgatgtggatcgggtaaatacccaacgagtaggtaaatattttttgggtatttacccaaaacctgggtaaatacccaaaaactaggtatttttaaaaaaaaatgcaaaaagttaatgggaatttttttttttaaatctaagtatGAAATCATTGGTAAAAcagatacatacatatgtattacacagtttataatattttttattgaaagacttgatgaaattatgaaagaaacatatcgtgaaccaaaggatctttcttttcaatgtcttaattggagaagtataagcaattcaatgatgaacttcaggatttcaaaatcacaatctaggttagtcatatccaaaatgaaaaaaaaaaggaagcatgagggatgtttggaagaataaattgagaagttattaagactatgatgttatttatttattttattgctgtttaagtgataacgtggcaaatatagaaagttttcacattaataagcaaaaaaaaaattgttttctgttgccttgctctcATATGCATTTGTTCCCgatacttcatgatgaaaatttattcaagctatttttaacacacgtaattagtgatgtagggtgggaaggtaaatatttttttgggtatttatctgAAGGCAGGGTAAATTCCCTAGTAATtgtgcattttgcaaaaaaattttaggtggtatcaaaaggtgatgattttctatttaaaacataaatcataaaatgaaagattaaaaatataaaactgtatatattataatttttgtaattaaaggcTTAATGAAATCTTACCacaaaaactgtcagaatttagaatgaaatattttaggcTCTAATTTTCTTCTTGTTAAAATACTattttgggattttattttaaGAGTCATTCCATCAGTAACACAGGATTCTTGAGACAGTATCAAAATTCCTTCCTGCTGCAAGTGCAgctatctttaaattttttttcccattatcaGTACTTGATCATTTTGAAACAAACCTCAGCAGTTTCTTTCCTTTCGaattaataaaaaacttttttaaacatcctcaaatacattttactgaaaaaggattGATCAACtatttttatgctaacatttatgttgtcagggccgatcctagcaggtgtgcagagtgtgcgccgcacaagggcggccaaagcaaagggcggccgcaggccgcatcatatagttcttataatcaaacaaaattcctcaagaatttttcacaagataacttataagtagaataaatatgctgatttttaaatgttcaattgtcaaagtatgtgtcgatttcccgacagcatagcatagtttaagaaaaatagaatgtcaAGGAACATTGTGGTTGGtggtttattgtccattaatatctgctcttaacacacatgcttcatttggttgcaaagtttgtaacagaaccggtaatcaggcatggatacaggggaggggaaaggcccccttctgaagcatgaaatggtgccgtctagaaggagcaccgagggcgaccactaatgtttacccccctccccaagcttttataggcctaaacaatgaagacagattttatttatttaaaaaaaaagctatactgattagatactctcgcatgCATTTCAAACAACATACTATGTAActaactctgtgtttaacaatcgtggatgcgtggagataaaagtggaaaattgcgactcccttgagagtaacatatatgaatgacgaactaaaatgttgtacttttctcctttacgacaatttttctgattaaaatcttgaatgaactgcccggtttcagatcaggtaggagggcaggctctatactgccgtgctaagcacaaaagtcctGCGCTTTttatcaagcagttactgttattggctctcggtatcgcaacacggtaatgcacgggtggttgtgggcttgttgacatagacctttgaattcaaataaccccataagaagaaatttaaaaatgttaaatctcacgatctagggtgccaattctgatcaccgaaatgtgAGAGTACGCGGCCaggaaatgcctcatgcagtaattgaaatgttttactctctctagctgtatggtacaataacaccccatttttactaaccctaaactctcaattgtcaaattgttctttttttatggttaccaacaatttatggaaaaaatggtggcaaattcaaatcttgcgttaattttgggacacccttttataaaaaatttcttcctttttatacgATCattcttctgcccccccccctttttaaaattcgaacttgacatagaaatttaaagaaagatttatacagacgttaaagattagtcaaaatatgcaaattactcttgaggggcggcacattagggctttgcacacgggcggccgacaccctaggatcggccctgtatgttgtactgcatttatttttagtattaaaatgttttgttctttaaattaaaacattgtaaaacagCTGTAACCTCCCAAATTTTTTCCTCACACTCAATACATatgcttgaaatacaataaaaagagaaagtcaaaatatcaaaatgaaataagcgAACTAAGGACTGATACATTGTCAGGGGGTAGACCAGCCACTTAGTTTGCAAGGTTCATTCTTCAGAACATCTTTGGtttgtttatttctatttttgaattttaaatgtttctgtatattatgtgcgtgtgtatatatgttaccgttaaagtatataacacagttaaaacattttttgttgacacactgggttGACACGTATGGCATGGAATAGTTCATAAATGCTgtaggggtggaaggtaaatgtatttgtcgtgcaagatatatgctgtagattattttacactttaacgggttGCAGAtcgttatttcatgaaataactagttaaaccatgaaatacaagagagttttacactttaacggacacgatcagttattccatgaggtattctataaaataacggatttcatactttaacggtaacatatatatccaaagaaatgtcaacctcaacctcagaatttttttttccacaaagccttaaaaCTGTTTACctgccaatgttccaaaaatggaacatcatatttaactgaaaattttcccaagaaataacgttaaattaaacgttttttttatcacagtttagtcttatttcaaagtattttttgatttcctgcttgattgtttagatattttcaattatttattgcgattttttaaagatgagtgtttttttagctttttgcaacgttttcttataaaatttaccaaaaattggctttttcagaaaatgtgatgttATTTagtatagttgtgaaaaatacttcaatgtatgattttaaaatgcttgtagaaatgtacaatgatatttccaaaaggtgtacccttcaaaatagcatgttccaattttggaacaatggcgcttttagggagtcaaatttccaagaagtaagtcgttcgacttcaaaggggaaatttcatttttcgtaatatatgtttcttttttcttctcatttggaatgtactctgatgtagatgttggcaaaaccaagttagtttatattttgaaaggatatgacgttttgttagcaaagaaaataataacagtctactGTTTGACAGACtatatcagtggcgtagctagacccaactttcgggggggggggggtatttcttttatacataaatatatatatatatatatatatttatacagtcggacctccatatatcgaagtactaaattgtcggaaaaaaattcgatatatagaaatttcgatatagagaaacaatcttattttgtcctaaaagtctcctaaaacattaaaattgaaactaatttacgtgtatgaaacccaatttcaaattaatatgagcatcggattaaataaaagttaataattaaaagaataaaagaaattacatttttacgccttcatacatacatcttcattcttcaattcaacttgatccgcaacattaggggattttcgttttgacaatgtaatcgaaagaaaagtaaaaaatcaatctacattatttttgaatgagttttactgcagctaaaatgaCTAGGAATgctaatcaacagacaaaagggagaacttgaaactgattttacaatgttaccggttacaactaagatttgaaataaacttgagggaatttaagaactttagaacgaaacaacgacctatctacacatccctcaacctcagattccttatgagtttcgtagcaaccttaagTGAATATagttttctcccctaaccttcatttttcatgagacaaacagtctaaattggaaaaaaaaaaatctacgaatgtctcgaaaaaaatttggtatatggagatttttttgatatatagaaacaggttttctatgtaatgaacatagaaatttgctgggatttcgatatatagaacatttcgatatgtagaagttcgatatatggaggttcgactgtatatatatatatatatatatatatatatatatatattatatatatatatataatcgcttggaattttcttcttttttttttctttctcttctctcttctttttctctttttttttttgggactaACGTTTCGGGTTgagggggttttgtccccaaaaccctccccttagctacgcccctggactatatggctccgaatccacacctgctcggacagctgcattgtcccgtgataataaaaaataatattagtgagcgttttattcttcatattttaaatgcagttcaataattcgctagctttgttttcgagcaaaacgaaattctgtttgacgtataccaactgttcataaatgttaaaaaatgtctacaagatttcttactgtagaacaagctgtggcttatttagagatattgtcagattcggatttgtcagatgtagatatatgccaatcaCCCCCTGATGAACCAGGTAATTTTTTCCGCCAACTCtcatgaaaatttaacaaaaaaatcagaggaagaacaaagtctgaaatcattagataataaaagtaaaaagcgaatgaaaacggaaaaaaagaaaaagttggaaatatgaggaaataaaagtagaaaaagaatgaaaatggatttaacttgggagaagaaagctaattttcagaaactgatttCGTCAGAAAGTATTGAACCGCTTTGACATGCATTTCCAAATATAGTGGATTTAtctccaattgatttatttttt from Uloborus diversus isolate 005 chromosome 5, Udiv.v.3.1, whole genome shotgun sequence encodes:
- the LOC129222138 gene encoding sphingolipid delta(4)-desaturase DES1-like; its protein translation is MGAKVSRSDFEWVYTDEPHATRRKEILKKHPEIKGLMGHDPVFKYIVTAMVLVQCISFWLLKDSSFTTLFISAYCFGGVINHSLALAVHEISHNLAFGHAKPMYNRIFGMFANLPIGVPMSISFKKYHLEHHRYQGDEILDTDLPTKLEAKLFCSTFTKFIWVLLQPFFYSFRAFFVYPKPPTSLEVINTIVQIIFDVLVCYFCGLRMLGYMVGSLILAMGLHPVAGHFISEHYMFKKGFETYSYYGPLNFITFNVGYHMEHHDFPSVPGSRLPQVKNIAKEYYEDLPQHNSWCQVLWDFITDPEIGPYARVKRQHKARN